The Kroppenstedtia pulmonis genome has a segment encoding these proteins:
- a CDS encoding sulfite exporter TauE/SafE family protein — MSVSLILVMFLIGFLGSFLSGMLGIGGSIVKYPMLLYLPPLVGVATYTAQEVSALAMVQVFFATLAGMWAYRKSNLIDKRLVLDMGISIVIGSLIGGYGSQYISNDAINMIYGGLAVIAAIMMLKPGGKEHKDSSETNRYHRGIAISSSFVVGILSGIVGAGGAFILIPIMVSVLGIPLRITIASSLAIVFLSSIGGTIGKIMTGHILWAEAAILIIGSLLGATAGAKTGQNASRGFLQGTLAVLIILTALKIWFDILV, encoded by the coding sequence ATGTCTGTCAGTCTGATCCTTGTGATGTTTTTGATCGGGTTTCTGGGTTCCTTTTTGTCCGGGATGCTTGGAATTGGCGGGTCGATTGTCAAATATCCGATGCTCTTATATCTGCCGCCTCTTGTAGGCGTCGCAACCTACACCGCCCAGGAGGTATCAGCTTTAGCAATGGTTCAGGTATTCTTCGCCACCTTGGCAGGGATGTGGGCGTACCGTAAAAGTAACCTCATCGATAAACGCTTGGTGCTGGACATGGGAATCAGTATCGTAATCGGGAGTTTAATCGGTGGGTATGGTTCACAGTATATCTCAAATGATGCCATTAACATGATTTATGGAGGATTGGCTGTGATCGCCGCCATCATGATGTTAAAACCTGGAGGGAAGGAACATAAAGATTCCTCCGAAACCAATCGATACCATCGGGGAATCGCCATCAGTTCATCCTTTGTCGTGGGAATCCTGTCCGGAATCGTAGGGGCAGGAGGTGCCTTTATTTTAATTCCGATCATGGTTTCCGTATTGGGAATTCCTCTTCGGATTACCATTGCCTCTTCCTTGGCTATCGTCTTTCTCTCTTCCATCGGAGGAACCATTGGAAAGATCATGACAGGACACATCCTTTGGGCAGAAGCGGCAATTCTGATCATCGGTAGTCTGCTAGGTGCCACAGCTGGGGCCAAAACCGGGCAAAACGCCAGTCGCGGCTTTCTCCAAGGAACTCTTGCCGTTCTTATTATACTGACGGCGTTGAAAATATGGTTTGATATTTTGGTTTGA
- a CDS encoding YqeB family protein, with protein MNNETFLGLSARDRAFLYIVPPILGAVLGWFLPSIADWALTLPWAPFQGVLELITSFRGPWVATITAILGLIAGYAFAHYVITESLGIYISNEQVKLVFKEKEDIIAKKDISAVYVEDKQLILLGTGGSELYREQHESKKKMIQDAFKRHHYPWENEDPFQDAYHLWVTDDPALSPNVNALLQTRAQALEEEEKDDAKVLRKELAKLGVVIRDEGKWQYIRMSKKSDEI; from the coding sequence TTGAACAATGAAACATTTCTTGGGTTATCTGCACGGGATCGAGCATTTCTTTATATTGTGCCGCCCATTCTCGGAGCCGTGCTTGGCTGGTTCTTGCCTTCTATTGCTGACTGGGCATTGACCTTGCCATGGGCCCCTTTTCAAGGGGTACTTGAACTGATCACTTCGTTTCGCGGCCCATGGGTTGCAACGATCACCGCAATCCTCGGCCTTATTGCAGGATATGCCTTTGCCCATTATGTCATCACGGAAAGTCTTGGAATCTACATCTCCAATGAGCAGGTAAAGCTGGTGTTCAAGGAAAAAGAGGACATCATCGCCAAAAAAGATATTTCTGCAGTCTACGTGGAAGATAAACAGCTGATTTTGCTTGGTACTGGGGGAAGTGAACTGTACCGTGAGCAACATGAATCGAAGAAAAAAATGATTCAGGATGCTTTCAAACGGCATCATTATCCATGGGAAAATGAGGATCCCTTTCAGGATGCCTATCACCTTTGGGTCACAGACGATCCTGCCCTTTCTCCAAATGTGAATGCTCTTCTTCAAACAAGAGCACAAGCTCTGGAAGAGGAAGAAAAGGATGACGCAAAAGTGCTACGTAAAGAACTAGCCAAGCTTGGGGTTGTAATTCGTGATGAAGGCAAATGGCAATATATTCGGATGAGTAAAAAGTCGGATGAGATTTAA
- a CDS encoding MBL fold metallo-hydrolase, which translates to MAFKTMTAEELRDQIAKGEDVQILDVRNPEDYKEWKIEGRRVRSVNIPYFDFLDNEKAGEPHLSKDSQVVSVCAKGGSSQMVAELLADQGYDVASLEGGMKAWSQIYHRVPIIEEDHLKLYQVLRPAKGCISYLLVSDNEALVLDPARHVDQYKKWAEEDGARITRIVDTHMHADHISGARKLADQTGAVYYISSVDAKDFPYDYQPLVKQERIPFGKADVKVIALETPGHTPGSVSLLVQDRYLLSGDTLFVNGPGRPDLGGNAEARAEMLFETVSTILGEMPDDLVVLPGHYAHIQEIDEDGVVRDTLGRIRKRSHVMQVTEKDKFLEGVIGNLPATPPNFESILQVNRGHKKVAEEEAVEMEIGPNNCAIS; encoded by the coding sequence ATGGCATTTAAAACGATGACAGCAGAAGAGTTAAGGGATCAAATAGCAAAGGGAGAGGATGTTCAGATCCTGGATGTCCGAAATCCTGAGGATTACAAAGAGTGGAAGATCGAAGGGAGAAGGGTTCGTTCCGTCAATATCCCCTATTTCGACTTCTTGGATAATGAGAAAGCAGGCGAGCCGCACCTATCCAAGGATTCCCAAGTCGTCAGTGTCTGTGCCAAGGGTGGATCTTCCCAAATGGTGGCGGAGTTGTTGGCAGATCAAGGATACGACGTCGCCTCTCTGGAAGGGGGAATGAAAGCCTGGAGCCAGATCTACCATCGTGTTCCGATTATCGAAGAAGATCACTTGAAGTTGTATCAAGTGTTGCGTCCGGCTAAAGGTTGCATCTCTTACCTGTTAGTCTCGGATAACGAAGCCTTGGTGTTGGATCCCGCCCGTCATGTGGATCAGTATAAGAAATGGGCGGAAGAAGATGGGGCCCGTATCACCCGAATTGTGGATACTCATATGCATGCGGATCATATTTCCGGTGCCAGGAAATTGGCAGATCAAACGGGAGCCGTTTATTATATCTCTTCAGTGGATGCCAAGGATTTCCCCTATGATTATCAACCTTTGGTTAAGCAAGAGAGAATTCCCTTTGGAAAAGCCGACGTGAAGGTGATTGCTTTGGAAACACCGGGGCATACACCGGGAAGTGTCTCCCTGCTGGTTCAGGATCGTTACCTTTTATCCGGGGATACTTTGTTTGTAAACGGCCCCGGCCGGCCTGATCTGGGTGGCAATGCGGAAGCCCGTGCAGAAATGCTCTTTGAAACGGTGTCTACAATATTGGGTGAAATGCCAGATGATCTGGTGGTATTGCCTGGTCATTATGCCCATATCCAGGAGATTGACGAAGATGGGGTGGTCCGTGATACCTTGGGACGGATTCGAAAACGAAGCCATGTGATGCAGGTAACGGAAAAAGATAAATTCCTGGAAGGAGTAATCGGCAACCTTCCTGCCACACCCCCCAACTTCGAGAGTATTTTACAAGTGAACCGCGGACACAAAAAGGTTGCAGAGGAAGAAGCCGTTGAAATGGAAATTGGCCCTAATAACTGTGCTATTTCTTGA
- a CDS encoding DsrE/DsrF/DrsH-like family protein: MVVFSGDLDKAIASFIIANGAAAMGDKVTMFFTFWGLNILRKENYVSPHKKGFLEKVFGKMMPKGPNRLGISKMNFGGLGSRMMKKVMKDKNISTLPELMEMAKEMDVKIVACTMSMDVLGIREDELIDGIDYGGVAAYLGDAYESKHNLFI, from the coding sequence ATGGTCGTTTTCAGCGGTGATCTGGACAAAGCCATCGCCAGTTTCATTATTGCCAATGGTGCCGCCGCAATGGGTGACAAAGTGACCATGTTCTTTACATTCTGGGGCCTAAACATTCTTCGGAAAGAAAACTACGTTTCTCCCCATAAAAAAGGTTTTTTGGAAAAAGTATTTGGTAAGATGATGCCCAAGGGCCCCAATCGTCTGGGGATCTCCAAGATGAACTTCGGGGGACTGGGAAGCCGCATGATGAAAAAGGTGATGAAGGATAAAAATATCTCCACTCTTCCTGAACTGATGGAAATGGCAAAGGAGATGGATGTGAAGATCGTAGCCTGTACCATGTCGATGGATGTATTGGGAATCAGGGAAGACGAGCTAATCGACGGGATTGATTACGGCGGTGTAGCCGCCTATTTAGGCGATGCCTATGAATCCAAACACAACCTGTTTATATGA
- a CDS encoding sulfurtransferase TusA family protein, with product MNIQADETLDCKVLACPMPVVKTKKAMEGLKPGQILQVEATDRGTLADLKAWSQRTGHQYLGNKEKNGVFFHFIRKVNSKEEQKEAVFPHTVDLKELEQHHKDPTLVVLDVREPIEYAFGHIPGAKNIPLGEIDKRLSELNPKQETWVICRSGSRSDMASRKLHEKGFTVKNVVPGMKEWQGPTERNI from the coding sequence TTGAACATCCAAGCAGATGAAACATTGGACTGTAAGGTATTGGCTTGTCCCATGCCTGTGGTGAAAACGAAAAAAGCAATGGAAGGATTGAAACCGGGCCAAATCCTGCAGGTTGAAGCGACAGACCGTGGTACACTTGCCGATCTTAAAGCTTGGTCTCAGCGAACCGGGCACCAATACCTGGGGAACAAAGAGAAAAATGGGGTCTTCTTTCACTTCATTCGAAAAGTTAACAGTAAGGAAGAACAAAAAGAAGCAGTCTTTCCTCATACTGTGGATCTCAAGGAATTGGAACAGCACCATAAGGATCCGACACTGGTTGTACTCGATGTGCGGGAACCGATCGAGTATGCCTTCGGTCACATTCCAGGTGCAAAGAACATTCCTTTGGGGGAAATTGACAAGCGTTTGTCAGAATTGAACCCGAAACAGGAAACCTGGGTCATTTGCCGCAGCGGCTCCCGTAGTGATATGGCAAGCCGGAAGCTGCATGAAAAAGGATTTACGGTGAAAAACGTTGTTCCGGGAATGAAAGAGTGGCAGGGACCCACAGAGAGAAACATTTGA
- a CDS encoding alpha/beta-type small acid-soluble spore protein, which translates to MPRNRNQKVVPASAQILDQMKYEIAQEFGVQLGPDTTARANGSVGGEITKRLVTMAQQQLSSGALH; encoded by the coding sequence ATGCCTCGCAACCGTAATCAGAAAGTAGTTCCCGCTTCCGCACAAATCCTGGATCAGATGAAATATGAAATCGCTCAGGAGTTTGGCGTTCAATTGGGCCCTGATACGACTGCCCGTGCCAATGGTTCCGTCGGAGGCGAAATTACCAAACGCTTGGTTACGATGGCCCAACAACAACTGAGCAGTGGAGCCTTGCATTAA
- a CDS encoding endonuclease MutS2, which translates to MEDKTARMLDFDAVKKELCRYALSEEAKAVIRNMKPCFQQQAVKQQMQETTEAKAILKKGNVPVHSMSGVTQMLDQFNRGVIFTPSQFEGILQFIQSGNRLKRFMKEKASFGPAVSNYAEVIHELEELEKAIATSIRNGGVDDHASKELAKIRKQIVVHEQRIKDMVNKIVHSSATRKYLQESFVSQRHGRYVIPVKKEYQKQIDGQVLDSSASGSTVYIEPKGVQKEQEKVLRLKTEEAMEVQRILSVLTGIAEAHEGELRSNAEILVHYDFVFAKAKYSKALDAHPVEIVDSSILDLKNARHPLLHREAKPLDIQLGERFRTLVITGPNTGGKTVALKTAGLLTVMALSGLHVPASEESRVGLFEHVFIDIGDGQDMEQSLSTFSSQMTNVIDMLTKVNRHSLVLLDELGAGTDPAEGMGLATAILERFNEKEAKTIATTHYNDIKSYANRHPDFENARMEFDLKTLMPLYRLTIGKPGESQAFQIARLLGLPPEVLEKAFEITYGTK; encoded by the coding sequence TTGGAAGACAAAACAGCTCGCATGCTGGATTTTGATGCTGTCAAAAAGGAATTGTGCAGGTATGCACTGTCTGAGGAAGCAAAGGCTGTTATACGGAATATGAAACCTTGCTTTCAACAGCAGGCTGTGAAACAACAGATGCAAGAAACCACGGAAGCGAAAGCCATCTTAAAGAAGGGAAACGTTCCGGTGCACAGTATGTCGGGGGTTACTCAGATGCTGGATCAATTCAACAGAGGAGTGATCTTTACCCCCTCTCAATTTGAAGGGATCCTTCAGTTTATTCAAAGCGGCAATCGACTGAAGCGCTTTATGAAAGAGAAAGCTTCTTTTGGACCGGCGGTCAGCAACTATGCCGAAGTTATCCATGAGCTGGAGGAGTTGGAGAAGGCCATTGCCACATCGATTCGCAACGGAGGGGTGGATGACCATGCCAGTAAAGAACTGGCGAAAATCCGGAAACAGATTGTTGTCCACGAACAACGAATCAAGGATATGGTAAACAAGATTGTTCATTCCTCCGCCACAAGGAAGTATCTGCAAGAGTCCTTCGTCAGTCAGCGACATGGCCGTTATGTGATCCCGGTTAAGAAGGAATACCAAAAGCAGATTGATGGTCAGGTCCTGGATTCTTCAGCCAGTGGGTCCACCGTCTATATTGAGCCCAAAGGAGTTCAAAAAGAGCAGGAAAAAGTATTGAGACTCAAGACAGAGGAGGCTATGGAAGTACAACGGATCCTGTCTGTGCTAACAGGAATCGCAGAAGCCCATGAGGGAGAGCTTCGTTCCAATGCCGAGATCCTGGTTCATTATGATTTTGTTTTTGCCAAAGCGAAATACAGTAAAGCATTGGATGCTCATCCCGTGGAAATCGTGGATTCTTCCATTCTGGATTTGAAAAATGCCAGACACCCCTTATTGCACCGGGAAGCAAAGCCCCTGGACATCCAGTTGGGAGAAAGATTTCGTACTCTGGTGATTACCGGACCCAATACCGGGGGAAAGACCGTGGCGTTGAAAACAGCGGGATTATTAACTGTGATGGCCTTATCCGGTTTACATGTCCCGGCATCAGAGGAGAGTCGGGTAGGGTTATTTGAACATGTTTTTATCGATATCGGAGATGGGCAGGATATGGAACAGTCCTTAAGCACATTTTCCTCCCAAATGACCAATGTCATCGATATGTTAACCAAGGTGAATCGTCATTCGCTGGTTTTGTTGGATGAGTTGGGGGCCGGTACCGATCCGGCGGAGGGCATGGGCTTGGCAACGGCCATTTTGGAGCGATTCAATGAAAAGGAAGCCAAAACCATCGCTACTACCCATTATAACGATATCAAATCCTATGCGAACCGACACCCGGATTTTGAGAACGCCCGTATGGAATTTGATCTGAAAACCTTGATGCCATTATATCGACTCACCATTGGGAAACCAGGGGAAAGTCAGGCATTTCAAATCGCCCGATTGTTGGGTCTTCCACCGGAAGTATTGGAAAAAGCCTTTGAAATCACTTACGGAACCAAATAA
- a CDS encoding HSP90 family protein, with product MEQYQFQIHLGGIIDLLSNHLYSGPQVFIRELMQNGVDAIQARKRIEEGHRGRMDIQVVDAKNDLPATLVFEDNGIGLTEQEVHQFLATIGESSKRGDLGDRRGDFIGQFGIGLLSCFMVADEILMITKSAREKGHPPVKWRGKPDGTYEVNLLETDVTPGTRVYLRARKGMEDYFKREQVSRLIRHFGGLLSTPLYLSHGKWTEQINDQSAPWEQVYVSADEERRSYLEYGKELFGEHFIDYIPLRSEVGGVVGAAYVLSQQTSPKIKSRHRVYLKGMLLSDQVENLLPDWAVFVRCVVNADHLRPVASREGFYENEELEATRTVLGEILRGYLIHLAEQAPHRLQDIIRLHHMAICSLAAHDEECFRVFGDFITFETTMGQMTLGDCRNRSKIIRYVSTVDEFRQIAQIAASQDLCILNAGYVYNQELLAMLDNVYPDLQVEKVDATNLTNHLEDLTLEEREMAFLLLRTADLALQPYRTASDIKMFEPTALPTIYTSNEQANFARQARLTKDLVNDTWGGILNAFENEYMKSHYAKLCFNFKNPLIQRLIKVQDHTIIKQVVEMLYVQALLMGHHPLSDREMALLNQGVLQMLDSVLAHNEDSK from the coding sequence TTGGAACAATACCAATTTCAGATTCATCTGGGCGGCATCATCGATTTGTTAAGCAATCATTTGTATAGTGGTCCACAGGTGTTTATCCGTGAATTGATGCAAAACGGTGTGGATGCTATTCAGGCCCGAAAACGGATTGAGGAAGGGCATCGGGGACGAATGGATATCCAGGTGGTGGATGCGAAGAATGATCTGCCAGCCACTTTGGTATTTGAGGATAACGGGATCGGTTTGACGGAACAGGAAGTTCATCAGTTCTTGGCTACGATTGGGGAAAGTTCTAAGAGAGGGGATCTAGGGGATCGGCGAGGAGATTTTATCGGTCAGTTTGGGATTGGTTTGTTGTCCTGCTTTATGGTGGCTGATGAAATTTTGATGATTACCAAATCTGCCCGGGAGAAGGGTCATCCTCCAGTTAAGTGGCGAGGTAAACCCGATGGAACGTATGAAGTGAATCTCTTGGAGACGGATGTTACGCCGGGAACCCGGGTATACCTTCGGGCACGTAAGGGGATGGAGGATTATTTTAAAAGGGAGCAAGTCAGCCGATTGATTCGCCATTTTGGTGGTCTATTATCCACTCCTCTTTATCTTTCCCATGGGAAGTGGACAGAACAGATCAATGACCAATCTGCACCGTGGGAACAAGTATATGTCTCTGCTGATGAGGAACGTCGCTCCTACTTGGAATATGGAAAAGAATTATTTGGAGAGCATTTTATCGATTACATCCCACTACGGTCGGAAGTAGGTGGAGTGGTTGGTGCGGCATATGTACTATCACAGCAAACCAGTCCCAAAATCAAAAGTCGCCATCGTGTGTATCTCAAAGGAATGTTGCTTTCGGATCAAGTTGAGAATCTCCTTCCGGATTGGGCGGTCTTTGTCCGCTGTGTTGTGAATGCTGACCATCTGCGGCCTGTTGCATCTCGGGAAGGCTTTTATGAAAACGAGGAGCTGGAAGCGACCCGTACTGTCTTAGGTGAGATCTTACGTGGTTATCTGATTCACTTGGCAGAACAGGCACCCCATCGTTTACAGGATATTATCCGACTGCATCATATGGCGATTTGTTCGTTGGCGGCTCATGACGAAGAATGTTTTCGAGTGTTTGGTGATTTTATTACCTTTGAGACCACAATGGGTCAGATGACATTGGGGGATTGCCGTAACCGGTCTAAAATTATTCGTTACGTATCCACCGTCGATGAATTTCGTCAAATCGCTCAAATCGCTGCATCTCAGGATCTTTGTATTCTCAATGCTGGTTATGTTTACAATCAGGAATTGCTTGCGATGTTAGACAACGTGTATCCCGACTTGCAAGTGGAAAAGGTGGATGCCACTAATCTGACCAATCACCTGGAAGATCTGACGCTGGAGGAGCGGGAAATGGCGTTTTTGCTACTGCGAACCGCCGATCTGGCTTTACAGCCCTACCGTACTGCATCAGATATCAAAATGTTTGAACCGACTGCCTTACCCACGATCTATACCTCCAATGAACAGGCGAACTTTGCCCGGCAAGCCCGCTTGACCAAAGATCTGGTAAATGATACATGGGGGGGCATTTTGAACGCTTTTGAAAACGAATATATGAAGAGCCATTATGCAAAGCTTTGTTTCAACTTTAAGAATCCACTGATCCAACGTCTGATAAAGGTTCAGGACCACACCATAATAAAACAAGTTGTGGAGATGTTGTATGTCCAGGCATTGCTAATGGGACACCACCCACTCTCCGACAGGGAAATGGCATTACTCAATCAAGGCGTATTGCAAATGCTTGACAGCGTGCTGGCTCACAATGAGGATTCCAAGTAA
- a CDS encoding sulfurtransferase TusA family protein: MKVDLTIDARGLSCPMPIVRAKKGIDQLESGQVMKVQSTDKGSLQDFQAWVKRTNNELLEHNEEDGVYTYYVKKG; encoded by the coding sequence ATGAAAGTTGATCTAACCATTGATGCCAGAGGTTTATCTTGTCCCATGCCGATTGTACGTGCGAAAAAAGGGATCGATCAGTTGGAAAGTGGCCAGGTGATGAAAGTCCAATCCACAGACAAAGGTTCGTTACAAGACTTCCAGGCCTGGGTAAAGCGAACCAACAACGAGCTTCTTGAGCATAATGAAGAAGACGGTGTTTACACCTATTATGTGAAAAAAGGCTAA